The Streptomyces sp. RKAG293 genome includes a region encoding these proteins:
- a CDS encoding DUF4276 family protein, translating to MTTRVLFIGEGSSDNGLVPHVESIGVRKGLAISVTVPDFGLLRLPTGHSLPEKLRAARELHGDYDLVVVQRDADRGAAQDRRDEIEKAVCAEWPGLLHVAVVPVRMLEAWLLLDEACLRQVAENPRGRVSLDLPKSIAAERVADPKQLLKDSLARASECKGRRLAQFQKRFSQHRLRMLELLDPEGPVADLPSWQDFVRDLDLAFERLRG from the coding sequence GTGACCACTCGTGTTCTGTTCATCGGCGAGGGCAGCAGCGACAACGGCCTCGTACCGCACGTCGAGTCCATTGGTGTGCGCAAGGGGCTGGCCATCTCGGTCACCGTCCCCGACTTCGGTCTCCTTCGGCTGCCGACCGGTCACTCGCTTCCGGAAAAGCTGCGGGCAGCCCGCGAATTGCACGGGGACTACGATCTAGTGGTGGTGCAACGGGATGCAGACCGAGGCGCTGCCCAGGACCGCAGAGACGAGATCGAGAAGGCAGTTTGCGCTGAGTGGCCCGGCCTCCTGCACGTCGCCGTGGTGCCCGTCCGCATGCTGGAGGCTTGGCTGCTTCTTGACGAAGCATGTCTGCGCCAGGTCGCCGAGAACCCGCGTGGCCGCGTCAGCCTTGATCTCCCCAAGAGCATCGCGGCGGAAAGGGTCGCCGACCCCAAACAGCTCCTCAAGGACTCGCTCGCACGGGCAAGCGAATGCAAGGGGCGCCGCCTCGCCCAGTTCCAGAAGCGTTTCTCGCAGCACCGGTTGCGGATGCTCGAACTCCTGGATCCGGAGGGGCCAGTGGCAGACCTTCCCTCATGGCAGGATTTCGTCAGGGACCTCGACCTCGCGTTCGAGCGCCTCCGTGGGTGA
- a CDS encoding streptophobe family protein yields the protein MSQPRSPVPSALRAWGEALATAVAGTATMLVVAALGLWAAGAGDLPGGGFPQVAAAVVVMAVGGSVDLTGGAGFLAQTDAAIDVIPLSVTLAGSLVTAVVFLLPLRARAVTDVGELLGRVARTAVLWLLLLLLLALAARHSFSIPVGDGIEQDLGEALGATPQVGFRADVPPTLGFGLLWVLAVLALAFLISRKAPLPSRLLPFQNSVRPPAFAMLLVLLGYVVIGLIAGVVTLITRGHPAETAAVLLLGLPNLVWIALGLGMGGTWEGHVDQAIGLPMPHVLDQVLRSKGVDRTLDMSSLAQYDGRAWLLVAVAAVALLGAAFVAAVRSPVRTPAWRHAVDMAVASAVALLLVGLTTRISARYGLSLIGIGDLGGGLGGEVSLEPHLFLLVVLAALWGLVTGFLGSLLARHVRHLPGDVRDAKAD from the coding sequence GTGAGTCAGCCGCGCAGCCCCGTTCCCAGTGCTCTTCGGGCCTGGGGGGAGGCCCTCGCCACCGCCGTGGCGGGGACCGCCACCATGCTCGTCGTGGCCGCGCTCGGCCTGTGGGCGGCGGGCGCGGGCGACCTTCCCGGCGGCGGATTCCCCCAAGTGGCCGCAGCCGTGGTCGTCATGGCGGTCGGCGGTTCTGTCGACCTGACGGGTGGTGCCGGGTTCCTGGCCCAGACGGACGCCGCCATCGACGTCATTCCGCTGTCGGTGACACTGGCCGGCTCCCTCGTGACCGCCGTCGTCTTCCTGCTCCCGCTGCGCGCGAGGGCGGTGACCGACGTCGGAGAGCTGCTCGGCCGCGTCGCCCGTACGGCCGTGCTCTGGCTGCTGCTGCTCCTGCTGCTCGCCCTCGCGGCCCGCCACAGCTTCAGCATCCCGGTGGGCGACGGCATCGAGCAGGACCTCGGCGAGGCGCTCGGCGCGACGCCACAGGTCGGATTCCGCGCGGACGTCCCCCCGACCCTCGGATTCGGCCTCCTCTGGGTGCTGGCCGTGCTCGCGCTCGCCTTCCTCATCTCCCGGAAGGCACCGCTGCCCTCCCGGCTGCTGCCCTTCCAGAACTCCGTACGGCCGCCGGCCTTCGCGATGCTGCTCGTGCTGCTCGGCTATGTGGTGATCGGCCTGATCGCCGGGGTGGTCACCCTGATCACCCGGGGCCATCCGGCTGAGACCGCCGCCGTCCTGCTCCTCGGCCTGCCGAACCTGGTCTGGATCGCGCTGGGCCTCGGCATGGGCGGAACGTGGGAGGGGCACGTGGACCAGGCCATCGGGCTGCCCATGCCGCACGTGCTCGACCAGGTGCTCCGCAGCAAGGGTGTGGACCGGACCCTCGACATGAGCTCGCTCGCGCAGTACGACGGCCGGGCCTGGCTCCTGGTGGCCGTGGCCGCCGTGGCGCTGCTCGGCGCCGCGTTCGTCGCGGCGGTACGTTCCCCGGTCCGGACGCCGGCGTGGCGGCACGCCGTGGACATGGCCGTGGCCTCGGCCGTCGCCCTGCTCCTCGTCGGACTGACCACCCGGATCTCCGCACGCTACGGGCTCTCCCTGATCGGCATCGGAGACCTCGGCGGCGGTCTGGGCGGGGAGGTCTCCCTGGAACCGCACCTCTTCCTGCTGGTGGTCCTGGCGGCGCTCTGGGGGCTGGTCACCGGGTTCCTCGGCAGCCTGCTGGCCCGGCACGTACGCCATCTGCCGGGCGACGTCCGAGACGCGAAGGCGGACTGA
- a CDS encoding DUF6777 domain-containing protein, translating to MTSAPPPDSHPTGPPSGPLAAPRPSDPTQAMPRQQPAPSGQGGSPGGPEDGSGGRGGGGGGDGSGGPGDHRPWWRSAPRVALLAVVLVAAVALVVFLTRPDKKSDTSGSDSTGTTLSLQPAAAAGTDPFTQSTAKDSSEPATASPMPSLLSSGTDGAGTAEGSTPGLYGGTLKVSSCDVERQIDLLTGDAAKAKAFAGVEGIEPSEIPAYLRSLTPVQLRTDTSVTNHGFKDGKATAFQSVLQAGTAVLVGDHGEPRVRCACGNPLQSPAASSQSAKTTGQAWPSYDPAKVVTVQDAKKDVDVFVLYDAQSDQWFKRPRGDTGATDTVTERPGSIPSTPPTSTHSSTPSPHSSTTTHSPSPTPTHSTSTSPTPTPTPTTTAPTTPPPTPAPLTS from the coding sequence GTGACATCTGCACCGCCCCCCGACAGCCACCCGACCGGCCCGCCGTCCGGCCCGCTCGCCGCGCCGCGCCCGTCGGACCCGACGCAGGCCATGCCCCGGCAGCAGCCCGCCCCCTCGGGGCAGGGCGGCTCGCCGGGCGGCCCCGAGGACGGAAGCGGCGGCCGGGGCGGCGGAGGCGGCGGGGACGGGAGCGGGGGGCCGGGTGACCACCGGCCCTGGTGGCGGTCCGCGCCCCGGGTCGCCCTCCTCGCCGTCGTCCTGGTCGCGGCCGTGGCCCTGGTCGTCTTCCTCACCCGTCCGGACAAGAAGTCCGACACGAGCGGTTCCGACAGCACGGGCACGACCCTGTCGCTCCAGCCGGCAGCGGCCGCGGGCACCGACCCCTTCACCCAGTCCACGGCGAAGGACTCCTCAGAGCCCGCCACCGCGAGCCCGATGCCCAGCCTGCTCTCCAGCGGTACGGACGGCGCCGGCACCGCGGAGGGCTCGACGCCCGGCCTGTACGGCGGCACGCTCAAGGTGTCGAGCTGTGACGTCGAGCGGCAGATCGACCTCCTGACGGGCGACGCGGCGAAGGCCAAGGCCTTCGCCGGCGTCGAAGGCATCGAGCCGTCCGAAATCCCCGCCTATCTGCGCTCCCTGACGCCCGTACAGCTGCGCACGGACACCAGCGTCACCAATCACGGCTTCAAGGACGGCAAGGCCACCGCCTTCCAGTCGGTGCTGCAGGCCGGCACCGCCGTCCTGGTCGGTGACCACGGAGAGCCGCGCGTGCGCTGCGCCTGCGGCAACCCGCTCCAGTCGCCTGCGGCGTCCTCGCAGTCCGCGAAGACGACCGGACAGGCCTGGCCGTCCTACGACCCGGCCAAGGTGGTGACCGTGCAGGACGCGAAGAAGGACGTGGACGTCTTCGTCCTCTACGACGCGCAGTCGGACCAGTGGTTCAAGCGCCCGAGGGGCGACACGGGCGCCACGGACACCGTGACGGAGCGCCCGGGCAGCATCCCCTCCACGCCTCCGACGTCCACGCATTCGTCGACCCCGTCGCCGCACTCCTCGACGACGACCCACTCCCCGTCCCCGACCCCGACACACTCCACGTCGACATCACCGACCCCGACCCCCACCCCGACCACCACCGCACCCACCACCCCGCCCCCGACCCCCGCGCCCCTCACGTCCTGA
- a CDS encoding AAA family ATPase, producing MLTRIEVHGFKNLLDLSVDFGPFTCIAGENGTGKSNVFDAIQFLSLLADQSMMEAAQEVRGVHGERQGDPRDLFWKGFEPGHHRMRFAAEMIVPLHTQDDFGRAAKATTTFLRYELEVGYQEPSGLDRFGRLTLLHETLSHITKGTAPRHLLFPHSAKHFRNSVIQGHRSGAPFISTTTESGESIVKIHQDGGSRGQPKPAAASRAPATVVSTITSSDDPTILAARREMQSWRRLALEPSALRRSDRYADPQVMGADGSHLPATLFRVAHDTPGTDPSQVYARVAGRLSDLTGVHIRELDVDQDEVRQLLTVNVHEVAGMTLPARSLSEGTLRFLALCVLLEDSSVRGLICMEEPENGIHPANLNAMVALVQDLAVDPSEEPGTDNPFRQVLINTHSPGVVQLIAPEDLLFADTAMQKAENGSLNRALRLRPLAETWRAANADGAFVTKADILPYLTTPVGAQLTLDWGAA from the coding sequence ATGCTGACCCGCATTGAAGTCCACGGGTTCAAGAACCTCCTGGACCTGTCCGTCGACTTCGGCCCTTTCACCTGCATTGCAGGGGAAAACGGCACCGGCAAGTCGAACGTGTTCGACGCCATTCAGTTTCTCTCCTTGCTCGCCGACCAGTCGATGATGGAGGCGGCCCAAGAGGTTCGGGGCGTACACGGTGAGCGTCAGGGTGACCCCCGCGACCTTTTCTGGAAGGGCTTCGAACCTGGCCATCACCGGATGCGGTTCGCCGCCGAGATGATCGTCCCGCTCCACACGCAGGACGATTTCGGCCGGGCGGCCAAGGCCACGACCACCTTTCTGCGATACGAGCTGGAGGTCGGTTACCAGGAGCCGTCCGGCCTGGACCGTTTCGGCCGTCTCACCCTCCTCCATGAGACGCTGAGCCACATCACCAAGGGCACAGCCCCCCGGCACCTTCTCTTCCCCCACAGCGCGAAGCACTTCCGCAACAGCGTCATCCAGGGCCACCGCAGTGGCGCCCCCTTCATCTCGACGACAACCGAATCCGGCGAGTCGATCGTGAAGATCCATCAGGACGGTGGCAGCCGGGGGCAGCCCAAGCCGGCCGCGGCATCGCGGGCGCCCGCAACCGTCGTCTCCACCATCACGAGCAGCGACGACCCAACCATCCTCGCGGCTCGCCGTGAGATGCAGTCCTGGCGACGGCTCGCCCTTGAACCGTCCGCTCTGCGCAGGTCCGACCGATATGCCGACCCGCAGGTGATGGGCGCCGACGGCTCCCACCTGCCCGCGACGCTCTTCCGCGTAGCCCACGACACTCCCGGGACAGATCCCAGCCAGGTATACGCCAGGGTCGCGGGGCGTCTCTCGGACCTGACCGGTGTTCATATCCGCGAGCTGGACGTCGATCAGGACGAGGTCAGACAGCTCCTCACGGTCAACGTGCACGAGGTGGCCGGCATGACGCTGCCCGCCCGCAGTCTCTCCGAAGGCACCCTGCGCTTCCTGGCCCTGTGCGTCCTGCTCGAAGACTCGTCTGTGCGTGGTCTGATCTGTATGGAGGAGCCCGAGAACGGCATCCACCCCGCAAACCTCAACGCTATGGTCGCCCTTGTCCAGGACCTTGCAGTCGACCCATCAGAGGAGCCTGGAACGGACAATCCATTCCGGCAGGTGTTGATCAACACGCACTCACCCGGGGTCGTACAACTCATCGCGCCTGAAGACCTTTTGTTCGCCGATACCGCGATGCAAAAGGCCGAGAACGGCTCGCTGAACCGGGCGCTGCGGCTACGCCCGCTCGCCGAGACCTGGCGGGCCGCGAATGCGGACGGCGCCTTCGTGACGAAGGCCGACATCCTGCCGTACCTCACCACACCCGTCGGAGCGCAGCTCACGTTGGACTGGGGAGCCGCGTGA